A part of Rhabdothermincola sediminis genomic DNA contains:
- a CDS encoding glycosyltransferase family 4 protein has product MARQLRVAVTLEQCWHDVPGGTARSALDAVSAMIRHAHLDLVGVSARHRHPPPPEWRPEIAVRMLPLPRLALYESWHALRWPAVQLATGPVDVIHATGMAVPPRSAPLVVTVHDLGFLHQPGHVTKHGLRFFRRAIDLARREADLVIAPSQATIDDCVAHGFDPTRLRLVPWGIRIEAASASAVGQALTARRIERPYVLWTGTVEPRKNLPVLLEAFGRLEDDGVELVLAGPAGWNEDLERLIGPSLRDRVHVLGFVPPPDLRALYAGARLFCLPSIREGFGLPVLEAMAQGTPVVTSAGTATEEVVGDAGLVVDPADVEGLAHAMERILRDDALARRLGELGRQRAATFTWERTAESLVAAYEEAAGR; this is encoded by the coding sequence ATGGCACGGCAGCTACGCGTCGCGGTCACGCTCGAGCAGTGCTGGCACGACGTGCCGGGGGGCACGGCGCGATCGGCTCTGGACGCGGTGAGCGCCATGATCCGCCATGCGCACCTCGATCTGGTGGGGGTCAGCGCCCGCCATCGCCACCCACCCCCGCCCGAATGGCGACCGGAGATCGCGGTGCGGATGCTGCCGCTCCCGCGCCTGGCTCTCTACGAGAGCTGGCATGCCCTGCGCTGGCCGGCCGTCCAGCTGGCGACCGGGCCGGTCGACGTCATCCACGCCACCGGCATGGCCGTGCCGCCCCGATCGGCACCGCTGGTGGTCACCGTGCACGACCTGGGGTTCCTGCACCAACCGGGCCACGTCACCAAACACGGTCTGCGGTTCTTCCGGCGAGCGATCGACCTGGCCAGGCGCGAGGCGGACCTGGTGATCGCGCCCTCGCAGGCCACGATCGACGACTGCGTGGCTCACGGCTTCGACCCGACCCGGCTCCGGCTGGTGCCCTGGGGCATCCGCATCGAGGCCGCCTCGGCATCGGCAGTCGGGCAGGCGCTCACCGCTCGCCGGATCGAACGGCCCTACGTGCTGTGGACCGGGACGGTCGAGCCGCGCAAGAACCTACCGGTGCTGCTGGAGGCGTTCGGCCGACTCGAGGACGACGGTGTGGAGCTGGTGCTGGCCGGCCCTGCCGGATGGAACGAGGATCTCGAGCGGCTGATCGGACCGAGCCTGCGTGACCGGGTGCATGTGCTCGGCTTCGTACCGCCGCCGGACCTCCGCGCGCTGTATGCCGGCGCGAGGCTCTTCTGCCTCCCGAGCATCCGGGAGGGCTTCGGCCTGCCCGTGCTCGAGGCGATGGCTCAGGGGACCCCGGTGGTGACCTCTGCGGGCACGGCGACCGAGGAGGTGGTGGGCGACGCGGGTCTGGTCGTGGATCCCGCCGATGTCGAGGGGCTCGCGCATGCCATGGAGCGGATCCTGCGCGACGACGCGCTCGCCCGCCGGCTCGGCGAGCTGGGTCGGCAGCGGGCTGCCACCTTCACCTGGGAGCGCACCGCCGAGTCGCTCGTGGCTGCCTACGAGGAGGCGGCCGGAAGATGA
- a CDS encoding acyl-CoA dehydrogenase family protein, translating into MGFELTAEQDAFRKVVREFAEAEIAPRAQEWDQSHTFPVDTVLAMGELGLFGLPFPEEYGGGGADLTTLCVAIEELARVDQSMAITLEAAVGLGANPIFRFGTEEQRQRWLPDLCAGRALGAFGLTEPDAGSDAGGTRTRARLDETSGEWVIHGEKAFITNSGTPITSVITITALTGTAGAAPEISTIVVPAGSPGMVVHPPYRKMGWHASDTHGLSFDGCRVPGSNLLGERGRGFANFLAILDEGRIAIAALAVGVIEACLDACRRYACERIAFGRAIGANQAVAFKVADLAVMADAARALTYRAAALADAGRPFKKEAATAKLYASEAAVTATREATQIFGGYGFMDETPVSRHYRDAKVLEIGEGTSEIQRLVIARELGLPVT; encoded by the coding sequence GTGGGATTCGAGTTGACGGCCGAGCAGGACGCGTTCCGCAAGGTGGTGCGCGAGTTCGCCGAGGCCGAGATCGCCCCGCGCGCGCAGGAGTGGGACCAGTCCCACACCTTCCCCGTCGACACCGTGCTGGCCATGGGTGAGCTGGGGCTGTTCGGGTTGCCCTTCCCGGAGGAGTACGGCGGCGGCGGCGCGGACCTGACGACCCTGTGCGTCGCCATCGAGGAGCTGGCCCGGGTGGATCAGTCGATGGCCATCACCCTCGAGGCCGCCGTCGGCCTCGGGGCCAACCCGATCTTCCGCTTCGGTACCGAGGAGCAGCGCCAGCGGTGGCTCCCCGACCTCTGCGCGGGCAGGGCGCTCGGTGCGTTCGGGCTGACCGAGCCCGATGCCGGCAGCGACGCCGGCGGCACCCGGACCCGGGCCCGGCTCGACGAGACCAGCGGCGAGTGGGTCATCCACGGTGAGAAGGCGTTCATCACCAACTCGGGCACCCCGATCACCTCCGTCATCACCATCACCGCGCTCACCGGGACGGCCGGCGCGGCACCCGAGATCAGCACCATCGTCGTTCCCGCCGGCTCCCCCGGCATGGTCGTGCACCCCCCGTACCGGAAGATGGGCTGGCACGCGAGCGACACCCACGGCCTGAGCTTCGACGGCTGCCGGGTGCCCGGCTCGAACCTCCTCGGCGAGCGAGGTCGAGGCTTCGCGAACTTCCTGGCGATCCTGGACGAGGGCCGGATCGCCATCGCCGCGCTCGCGGTCGGGGTGATCGAGGCGTGCCTGGACGCCTGCCGGCGCTACGCGTGCGAGCGCATCGCCTTCGGTCGGGCCATCGGCGCCAATCAGGCGGTGGCGTTCAAGGTCGCGGACCTCGCCGTGATGGCCGACGCGGCCCGGGCCTTGACCTACCGTGCTGCGGCCCTCGCCGACGCGGGGCGCCCGTTCAAGAAGGAGGCCGCCACCGCCAAGCTCTACGCGAGCGAAGCGGCTGTCACCGCCACCCGGGAGGCCACGCAGATATTCGGTGGCTACGGGTTCATGGATGAGACGCCCGTCTCGCGCCACTACCGCGACGCGAAGGTGCTCGAGATCGGTGAGGGAACCAGCGAGATCCAGCGGCTGGTCATCGCCCGCGAGCTCGGGCTTCCGGTCACGTAG
- a CDS encoding NAD-dependent epimerase/dehydratase family protein: MKTIVTGGAGFIGSHLVDRLLAEGHDVDVVDSLWTGNLANLEPARRAHGDRLRFHHLDIRDATLVELIEARAPEVVFHLAAQADVRVSVARPVFDAEVNVIGSLQVMEGARRAGARKVVVASSGGTIYGEPSPDALPVTEDHPQHPTSPYGVAKKVVDDYLFCYHALHGLAFTALALANVYGPRQDPNGEAGVVAIFAGRLLSGKPCTIFGDGEQTRDFVYVADVVDAFVRSVTDGDGMLLNIGTGVETTVNELYDSMARAAGVEQPARHAPPRAGELARSALDPALAGKILGWTPRTDLDTGTVAVLDWFRAQRPA, translated from the coding sequence ATGAAGACAATCGTCACCGGCGGCGCGGGCTTCATCGGCAGCCATCTCGTCGATCGGCTGCTCGCCGAGGGCCACGACGTCGATGTCGTGGACAGCCTCTGGACCGGCAACCTCGCGAACCTCGAGCCCGCCCGGCGTGCCCACGGCGATCGCCTGAGGTTCCACCACCTCGACATCCGGGACGCGACCCTGGTCGAGCTCATCGAAGCTCGCGCTCCTGAGGTGGTGTTCCACCTGGCCGCCCAGGCCGACGTTCGGGTGTCGGTGGCTCGGCCCGTGTTCGATGCCGAGGTCAACGTCATCGGCAGCCTGCAGGTGATGGAGGGCGCTCGGCGTGCCGGAGCCCGCAAGGTGGTGGTGGCCTCCAGCGGAGGGACGATCTACGGCGAGCCGAGCCCGGACGCGCTGCCGGTCACCGAGGACCATCCCCAGCACCCGACATCCCCGTACGGCGTCGCCAAGAAGGTGGTCGACGATTACCTGTTCTGCTACCACGCGTTGCATGGCCTGGCGTTCACGGCACTGGCGCTGGCCAACGTCTACGGGCCGCGCCAGGACCCCAACGGCGAGGCAGGGGTGGTGGCCATCTTCGCCGGACGACTCCTGTCGGGAAAGCCGTGCACCATCTTCGGTGACGGCGAGCAGACCCGCGACTTCGTCTACGTCGCCGACGTCGTGGACGCGTTCGTGCGGTCGGTGACCGACGGTGACGGGATGCTCCTCAACATCGGCACCGGTGTGGAGACCACGGTCAACGAGCTCTACGACTCCATGGCCCGTGCCGCCGGGGTCGAACAGCCCGCCCGCCACGCCCCTCCCCGAGCAGGGGAGCTGGCCCGTTCCGCGCTCGACCCCGCACTGGCCGGCAAGATCCTCGGCTGGACGCCCCGGACCGATCTGGACACGGGCACGGTCGCGGTCCTCGACTGGTTCCGAGCACAGCGTCCCGCTTAG
- a CDS encoding glycosyltransferase family 4 protein, with translation MTARRALEVTILCPHFTPDVAPTGEVMTRIAAELVQRGHRLHVVTSLPWYEHHAVEPGWEGQLVRTERAGWGRVSRIHPFPTDKRNIPARAVAFGGFTGFATAVALGGPRPDVVLAMSPPLTLGLAGWVVSRVHRVPLVFNIQDVFPDVAVELGLLTGRRVIAAARHLERISYRRSDVVTVLSDDLAENVKAKITQGLHGRAAARQAAKVHVIPNFVDTGWITPGPKENRYRALNGLEGKRVVMYAGNVGLSQSLELLLDAAAAMVDEPGVVFVINGGGAARPELERRAQGMSNVRFIDMQPKERLPEVLAAADVHVVPLKKGLAWSSVPSKLYSILAAGRPIVASVDPGTEVARTVERAGAGLAVPPGDPESFTKAIRRLLDAPDEAAAMGSSGRRFVESWASPAAVAGAYEQLLFTLRAGMPSRGD, from the coding sequence GTGACGGCGCGTCGAGCGCTCGAGGTGACCATCCTCTGTCCGCACTTCACGCCGGACGTGGCGCCTACCGGCGAGGTGATGACGAGGATCGCCGCCGAGCTGGTCCAGCGGGGCCACCGGCTGCACGTGGTCACCTCGCTGCCGTGGTACGAGCACCACGCGGTGGAGCCCGGCTGGGAAGGCCAGCTGGTGCGCACGGAACGAGCCGGCTGGGGACGGGTCAGCCGGATCCACCCGTTCCCGACCGACAAGCGCAACATCCCGGCCCGAGCCGTGGCGTTCGGCGGCTTCACCGGATTCGCTACGGCAGTGGCCCTCGGTGGCCCGCGCCCCGATGTCGTCCTCGCCATGTCGCCGCCGCTGACCCTCGGGCTTGCGGGATGGGTCGTCAGCAGGGTGCACCGAGTGCCGCTGGTGTTCAACATCCAGGACGTGTTCCCCGACGTCGCGGTCGAGCTCGGCCTGCTCACCGGGCGACGGGTCATCGCCGCGGCGCGGCACCTGGAGCGCATCTCCTATCGGCGGTCCGACGTGGTCACCGTCCTGTCGGACGACCTGGCGGAGAACGTGAAGGCGAAGATCACACAGGGCCTGCACGGTCGGGCCGCGGCCCGGCAGGCCGCGAAGGTGCACGTCATCCCCAACTTCGTCGACACCGGCTGGATCACTCCCGGGCCGAAAGAGAACCGCTACCGCGCCCTCAACGGTCTGGAAGGCAAGCGGGTGGTCATGTACGCGGGCAATGTGGGTCTCTCGCAGTCGCTCGAGCTGCTCCTCGACGCAGCGGCGGCGATGGTCGATGAGCCCGGAGTGGTGTTCGTCATCAATGGCGGCGGGGCTGCTCGCCCCGAGCTGGAACGACGCGCCCAGGGGATGTCCAACGTCCGCTTCATCGACATGCAGCCGAAGGAACGGCTCCCCGAGGTCCTGGCTGCGGCGGACGTCCACGTGGTGCCGCTCAAGAAGGGCCTGGCGTGGTCGAGCGTCCCGAGCAAGCTCTACTCGATCCTCGCCGCGGGTCGGCCGATCGTGGCCAGCGTCGACCCCGGTACCGAGGTGGCCCGGACGGTCGAGCGGGCGGGCGCCGGCCTGGCCGTCCCCCCGGGGGACCCGGAGTCGTTCACGAAGGCCATCCGGCGCCTGCTGGACGCGCCTGATGAAGCTGCCGCCATGGGCTCGTCGGGAAGGCGCTTCGTCGAGTCCTGGGCGTCGCCGGCTGCGGTGGCAGGAGCGTACGAGCAGCTCTTGTTCACCCTGCGCGCCGGAATGCCGAGCCGTGGCGACTAG
- a CDS encoding sugar phosphate nucleotidyltransferase, with amino-acid sequence MRAVVLVGGFGTRLRPLTSTIPKQMLPIVGRPMIERVIEALSRHGVTDAILSLGYRPDAFLEAYPDDVCAGVRLHYAVEAEPLDTAGAVRFAAEEGGIDSTFLVVNGDVLTDLDISELWRVHRERNAEGTIALTPVDDPSRYGVVPIDQDGRVEAFIEKPPPGEAPSHWINAGTYVLEPSVLERIPAGRRVSIERETFPAMVADRSLFALQSDAYWVDAGTPATYLQVQLDLIDGVRGVPEPAIAASAAVSEQADVEHSIVMDGARIDAGARVVDSAVLPGARIAVGATVMRSIVGPDAVVGEGAVLDELTVVGGAMTVDPGLKAHGARIPMETT; translated from the coding sequence GTGAGAGCCGTCGTCCTGGTCGGCGGCTTCGGGACGCGGCTGCGACCGTTGACCTCGACCATCCCGAAGCAGATGCTCCCGATCGTGGGCCGACCGATGATCGAACGCGTCATCGAGGCGCTGAGCCGGCACGGTGTGACCGACGCGATCCTCTCCCTCGGGTACCGGCCGGATGCGTTCCTCGAGGCGTACCCGGACGACGTCTGTGCCGGGGTCAGGCTGCACTACGCGGTGGAAGCTGAACCGCTCGACACGGCCGGCGCGGTGCGGTTCGCTGCGGAGGAAGGCGGGATCGACAGCACCTTCCTGGTGGTGAACGGTGACGTGCTCACCGACCTGGACATCTCCGAGCTGTGGCGTGTGCACCGCGAGCGCAACGCGGAGGGCACGATCGCCCTCACGCCGGTCGACGACCCGAGCCGCTACGGCGTGGTCCCCATCGACCAGGACGGCCGGGTGGAGGCCTTCATCGAGAAGCCGCCGCCGGGCGAGGCGCCGAGTCACTGGATCAACGCCGGCACCTACGTACTCGAGCCCTCGGTCCTCGAGCGGATCCCTGCCGGCCGGAGGGTGTCGATCGAGCGGGAGACCTTCCCGGCCATGGTCGCGGATCGATCGCTGTTCGCGCTCCAGAGCGATGCGTACTGGGTCGATGCCGGCACCCCGGCTACCTACCTGCAGGTGCAACTCGACCTCATCGACGGGGTGCGCGGTGTACCGGAACCAGCGATCGCCGCGTCCGCGGCGGTGAGTGAACAGGCAGACGTCGAGCATTCGATCGTGATGGACGGGGCGCGGATCGACGCCGGGGCGCGGGTCGTCGACTCCGCGGTCCTGCCAGGCGCCCGGATCGCTGTGGGGGCGACCGTGATGCGGTCCATCGTCGGCCCCGATGCGGTCGTGGGTGAGGGCGCGGTCCTCGACGAGCTGACCGTGGTGGGAGGGGCGATGACGGTGGATCCAGGCCTGAAGGCGCACGGCGCCCGGATACCCATGGAGACGACATGA
- a CDS encoding UDP-glucuronic acid decarboxylase family protein produces MARIVVTGGAGFLGSHLADHLLARGDEVIAIDNLVTGSVANIEHLFGVEGFTFVKHDVSEYLWVPGPVDAVLHFASPASPKDYLEMPIQTLKVGSLGTHNGLGLAKAKQATFMLASTSEVYGDPEVHPQPESYWGHVNPVGPRGVYDEAKRFAEAMTMAYHRYHGIDVRIVRIFNTYGPRMRAEDGRVVSNFIVQALKGEPITIYGDGTQTRSFCYVDDEIRGFLALLDSGESGPVNIGNDGEFTVRELADLVLEVTGSSSEVVHEPLPVDDPRQRQPDLTMARQRLGWQPEIGLREGIERTVTYFRQLLDV; encoded by the coding sequence ATGGCCAGGATCGTCGTCACCGGGGGAGCAGGCTTCCTCGGTTCACATCTTGCCGATCATCTCCTCGCCCGGGGCGACGAGGTGATCGCCATCGACAACCTGGTCACCGGATCGGTGGCGAACATCGAGCATCTCTTCGGCGTCGAAGGCTTCACGTTCGTGAAGCACGACGTCAGCGAGTACCTCTGGGTGCCGGGACCGGTCGACGCGGTGCTGCATTTCGCCAGCCCGGCATCACCCAAGGACTACCTGGAGATGCCGATCCAGACGCTCAAGGTCGGCAGCCTGGGTACGCACAACGGCCTCGGCCTGGCCAAGGCCAAGCAGGCGACGTTCATGCTCGCATCCACCAGCGAGGTGTACGGCGATCCTGAGGTGCATCCCCAGCCCGAGAGCTACTGGGGCCACGTCAACCCGGTCGGCCCCCGCGGGGTGTACGACGAGGCCAAGCGGTTCGCCGAAGCGATGACGATGGCGTATCACCGGTACCACGGGATCGATGTGCGCATCGTCCGCATCTTCAACACCTACGGGCCTCGGATGCGTGCCGAAGATGGTCGCGTGGTGTCGAACTTCATCGTCCAGGCTCTCAAGGGCGAACCGATCACCATCTACGGCGACGGCACTCAGACCCGCAGCTTCTGCTACGTCGACGACGAGATCCGGGGATTTCTGGCCCTGCTCGACTCCGGCGAGAGCGGGCCCGTCAACATCGGCAACGACGGGGAGTTCACGGTCCGTGAGCTCGCGGACCTGGTCCTCGAGGTCACCGGCTCCTCGTCAGAGGTCGTCCATGAGCCGCTGCCGGTCGACGATCCCCGCCAGCGCCAGCCTGATCTGACGATGGCCCGGCAGCGGTTGGGGTGGCAACCGGAGATCGGCCTGCGCGAAGGCATCGAGCGCACGGTGACCTACTTCCGCCAGCTCCTCGACGTCTGA
- a CDS encoding glycosyltransferase family 4 protein — protein MKGSSSHRIGCNLLWLVPGVVGGSEEYTVGILRAWVRQAHRFPDLELVLFVNQRFPARYPDLVRDLRCIVAPVSGRSKPLRVAAESTWLAWRSRREQVALVHHMGGTMPACRTAPGVLTIHDLQPWDLPQNFGWTKRAYLRVAVPRSARAAVAIVTLSSWAGRDVARQLAVDPARITTVPPDLPRCPEPATPAGTVLSAYDLVGRPFVLYPAITYPHKNHATLLRAFALAVRSDPAPVLVLTAGSGPAEPDCRRLIGELGIGPQVRRTYRVPSDHLDVLYREATALAFPSRYEGFGLPVIEAMSRGCPVLASDAGALAEVIGDGGELLPPDDVEAWAGAIRRVLDDEPFRAELSRRARSRASTFERSDSPHRLAEVYRRAIAAARGGAR, from the coding sequence ATGAAGGGATCATCGTCCCATCGCATCGGGTGCAACCTCCTCTGGCTGGTTCCCGGGGTGGTCGGCGGGAGCGAGGAGTACACGGTGGGCATTTTGCGCGCCTGGGTCCGTCAAGCCCACCGCTTCCCCGATCTGGAGCTCGTGCTGTTCGTGAACCAGCGCTTCCCGGCGCGCTACCCGGACCTGGTGCGGGACCTGCGCTGCATCGTGGCGCCGGTGTCGGGACGCTCGAAGCCGCTCCGGGTGGCGGCCGAGAGCACGTGGCTGGCGTGGCGATCGCGCCGGGAGCAGGTGGCGCTCGTCCATCACATGGGTGGCACGATGCCCGCTTGCAGAACAGCTCCCGGTGTCCTCACCATCCACGACCTGCAGCCCTGGGACCTGCCCCAGAACTTCGGCTGGACCAAGCGGGCCTACCTCCGGGTCGCGGTCCCCCGGTCCGCTCGGGCTGCCGTGGCGATCGTCACCCTGAGCAGCTGGGCCGGCCGGGACGTCGCCAGGCAGCTGGCGGTGGATCCCGCTCGGATCACCACGGTACCGCCTGATCTCCCTCGATGCCCCGAACCAGCCACGCCGGCGGGGACCGTGCTGTCAGCATACGACCTGGTCGGTCGCCCGTTCGTCCTCTACCCGGCGATCACCTATCCGCACAAGAACCACGCGACCCTGCTCCGGGCGTTCGCGCTGGCCGTCCGCTCGGACCCGGCGCCCGTGCTGGTGCTCACGGCGGGGAGCGGGCCCGCCGAGCCGGACTGCCGCCGGCTCATCGGTGAGCTCGGCATCGGCCCGCAGGTCCGGCGGACCTACCGGGTCCCGAGCGATCACCTCGACGTGCTCTACCGGGAGGCCACCGCACTAGCGTTCCCGTCACGGTATGAGGGCTTCGGCTTGCCGGTGATCGAAGCGATGAGTCGGGGATGCCCGGTCCTGGCCAGCGACGCGGGCGCGCTGGCGGAGGTAATTGGCGACGGGGGCGAGCTCCTCCCCCCTGACGACGTCGAGGCGTGGGCAGGGGCCATCCGCCGGGTGCTCGACGACGAGCCGTTCCGAGCGGAGCTCTCGCGGCGGGCGCGCTCGCGGGCCTCGACCTTCGAGCGCAGCGACTCGCCCCACCGGCTGGCGGAGGTGTACCGGCGAGCCATCGCCGCCGCGCGGGGGGGTGCCCGGTGA
- a CDS encoding LCP family protein, translating to MRRARRTWPQRLLITVNVGLVVICLGSAAALTYVQREVSALPRISIGGVLDDRAAAGEPQNILLVGVDDGSGLSSGDPVLIGRSHSLNTDTIMVLRLDPRSEKALLLSLPRDLWVPIAGSNSKGRINSAMAMGGPERLIQTIQQDFGIPIHHFVQVDFAGFKELVAAIDGVPMYFPWPARDRRTGLAQDETGCVTLDPDQALALARSRHFEINEGKGWKEDPSSDHGRISRQQSFIKAALKRAVARGVRNPFTLSQLIQVAQKNVTLDDQLTTQDLLDLGSQFREFDPDTLEVFTPPTRGGFAGAASVLFLDEKGAQPIFDRFRGVDPDSDLVASIRVEVRNGSGRSGQGRQALDALGRLGFVSVRSVDASSFRVDRTTVLYRPGSERQAAELARYLDGAVGFEMDPSLPDDVTVGLVTGTDFNSVSADPRPLEDFQAFLDAPTTAPMLPSTTTPTEQAEPAEGAVGYVPMPPPGVSCG from the coding sequence GTGCGACGAGCCCGCCGGACGTGGCCACAGCGCCTGTTGATCACCGTCAACGTCGGGCTGGTGGTCATCTGCCTGGGCTCCGCCGCGGCGCTGACCTACGTGCAGCGCGAGGTGAGCGCCCTCCCACGGATCAGCATCGGTGGGGTGCTCGACGACCGGGCCGCTGCGGGGGAGCCGCAGAACATCCTGCTCGTCGGGGTGGACGACGGGAGTGGCCTGTCGTCCGGAGACCCGGTGCTCATCGGGCGGTCGCACTCGCTCAACACCGACACGATCATGGTGCTCCGCCTCGATCCCCGTTCGGAGAAGGCGCTGTTGCTGTCGCTGCCCCGGGACCTCTGGGTCCCGATTGCGGGGTCGAACTCGAAGGGGCGCATCAACTCGGCGATGGCCATGGGTGGGCCCGAGCGGCTGATCCAGACCATCCAGCAGGATTTCGGCATCCCGATCCACCACTTCGTGCAGGTCGACTTCGCTGGGTTCAAGGAGCTCGTGGCGGCGATCGACGGCGTTCCCATGTACTTCCCGTGGCCGGCCCGCGACCGCCGGACGGGGCTGGCGCAGGACGAGACCGGTTGTGTGACCCTCGACCCCGATCAGGCCTTGGCCTTGGCCCGTAGCCGCCACTTCGAGATCAACGAGGGCAAGGGGTGGAAGGAAGACCCGTCTTCGGACCACGGGCGTATCAGCAGGCAGCAGAGCTTCATCAAGGCTGCACTCAAACGAGCGGTGGCCCGAGGCGTGCGGAACCCGTTCACGCTCTCGCAGCTCATCCAGGTGGCGCAGAAGAACGTCACGCTCGACGACCAGCTCACCACGCAAGACCTGCTCGACCTCGGTTCGCAGTTCCGCGAGTTCGATCCCGACACCCTGGAGGTGTTCACCCCACCGACCCGAGGCGGCTTCGCCGGAGCGGCATCGGTGCTGTTCCTCGACGAGAAGGGCGCCCAGCCGATCTTCGACCGGTTCCGGGGTGTGGACCCCGATTCGGACCTGGTCGCCAGCATCCGGGTGGAGGTGAGGAACGGCTCAGGGCGCAGCGGCCAGGGGCGGCAAGCCCTCGACGCGCTCGGCCGTCTCGGGTTCGTGAGCGTGCGCTCCGTCGACGCTTCGAGCTTCCGAGTCGATCGGACGACCGTGCTCTACCGGCCGGGGAGCGAACGGCAAGCGGCCGAGCTGGCGAGGTATCTCGACGGGGCGGTCGGCTTCGAGATGGATCCGAGCCTGCCCGACGATGTGACGGTCGGCCTGGTCACCGGCACGGACTTCAACTCCGTGAGCGCGGACCCGCGACCCCTCGAGGACTTCCAGGCGTTCCTCGACGCACCGACGACCGCTCCGATGTTGCCGTCCACCACCACCCCTACCGAACAGGCCGAACCTGCCGAGGGCGCGGTGGGCTACGTCCCGATGCCACCGCCCGGGGTCAGCTGCGGCTGA
- a CDS encoding UDP-glucose dehydrogenase family protein produces MGSRIAVIGTGYVGLTTGACFAHLGHDVVCADVDEAKIERLRSGEVPILESGLEEMVREGLRSGRLRFVVGAAGAVRDAEFAYLCVPTPQGLDGSADLSYIEAAAREIAPHLPPAAVVVNKSTVPVGSTRFVEQALGRSDVFVVSNPEFLREGSAVTDFLHPDRIIIGSDDQSAAIRVAALYLDVPAPLMVTDPASAETIKYASNAFLATKLSFVNAIAAVCEAVGADVNDVVLGMGYDKRIGHEFLKPGPGWGGSCFPKDSRALLYLAKEAGYHFDLLEGVISVNHEQFERVVEKIRRMVGTLEGSTVAVWGLTFKANTDDLRESPSLEIVGRLLDSGAVVRGYDPTVRGPLDQLPGLQVCDDPYAACGGADVLAVLTEWDEFKWLDLDKVGEQLRHRQVVDGRNLLDRSALARRGFRYEGIGRT; encoded by the coding sequence ATGGGAAGCAGGATCGCGGTCATCGGCACGGGGTACGTCGGCCTCACGACGGGCGCGTGCTTCGCCCACCTGGGCCATGACGTCGTCTGCGCCGACGTGGACGAGGCCAAGATCGAACGTCTGCGCAGCGGCGAGGTCCCGATCCTCGAGTCTGGTCTCGAGGAGATGGTGCGGGAGGGCTTGCGGTCGGGCCGGCTCCGGTTCGTGGTCGGCGCGGCTGGCGCGGTCCGCGACGCCGAGTTCGCATACCTGTGCGTCCCGACGCCACAGGGGCTCGATGGGTCGGCCGACCTGAGCTACATCGAAGCCGCGGCGAGGGAGATCGCTCCGCATCTCCCGCCTGCCGCGGTGGTGGTCAACAAGTCGACGGTGCCGGTCGGCTCGACCAGGTTCGTCGAGCAAGCGCTCGGCCGGTCCGACGTGTTCGTGGTCTCCAACCCCGAGTTCCTCAGGGAGGGCTCCGCGGTCACCGACTTCCTCCATCCCGACCGGATCATCATCGGCAGCGACGACCAGAGCGCCGCCATCCGGGTGGCTGCGCTCTACCTCGACGTCCCGGCTCCGTTGATGGTCACCGACCCCGCTTCCGCCGAGACCATCAAGTACGCGAGCAACGCGTTCCTGGCGACCAAGCTTTCGTTCGTCAACGCCATCGCCGCGGTGTGCGAAGCCGTCGGGGCGGATGTCAACGACGTCGTGCTCGGGATGGGCTACGACAAGCGCATCGGGCACGAGTTCCTGAAGCCCGGTCCCGGCTGGGGAGGGAGCTGCTTCCCGAAGGATTCGCGGGCGCTGCTGTACCTCGCCAAGGAGGCCGGGTACCACTTCGACCTGCTCGAAGGGGTGATCTCCGTCAACCATGAGCAGTTCGAACGGGTGGTGGAGAAGATCAGGCGCATGGTGGGCACGCTGGAGGGATCGACGGTCGCGGTGTGGGGGCTCACGTTCAAGGCCAACACCGACGACCTGCGCGAGTCACCCTCACTGGAGATCGTGGGCCGCCTCCTCGACTCGGGCGCGGTGGTGCGGGGGTACGACCCGACGGTCCGCGGGCCGCTCGATCAGCTCCCCGGCCTGCAGGTCTGCGACGATCCGTACGCGGCCTGCGGCGGGGCCGACGTCCTGGCGGTGCTCACCGAGTGGGACGAGTTCAAGTGGCTCGATCTGGACAAGGTGGGTGAGCAGCTCCGCCACCGTCAGGTCGTCGACGGCCGCAACCTCCTCGACCGCAGCGCGCTGGCGCGCCGGGGCTTCCGCTACGAGGGCATCGGGCGCACCTGA